One Arachis hypogaea cultivar Tifrunner chromosome 2, arahy.Tifrunner.gnm2.J5K5, whole genome shotgun sequence genomic window, TTACGGCATCTTGATCTTAGGGGAACTTCTTTGGAAGAAATGCCTGGAGGAATAAGCAAATTGGAGCACTTGCATACCTTACGTTCCTTTGTGGTGGGCAATAATGAGGATAATGGAATCCAGGAATTAGGAGGGCTCTCAAATCTTCATGGATCGTTGGTGATTAAGAAGTTGGAGAATGTTGTTGATGTCAGACAAGCAAGGAGTGCAAGGATGTTGGAGAAGAACCACATTGACCACTTATTGTTGGAATGGTGTTCAGATGATGAAATGGTTTCAAACACAGAGACGGAGAGAGATATACTCGATGGCTTGAAAGTGTTGATAATGAAGGGATACAAGGGCGAAACATTTCCAGATTGGTTGGGTCGCTGTTCCTACAACAATATGACAAATGTATATCTAGAGTCTTGCAAGAATTGCTGCGTGCTGCCTTCACTTGGACAGCTGCCATCTCTAAAGTCCCTGCACATTGAAGGTTTTCTTGAGCTCAAGCGTATTGGTGATGAGTTTTACAAGAGTGACAGCGATCATCATTCCTCGCCTATTGCACCGTTTCCTTCACTCGAGGGATTGGTGTTTGATAACATGCCATGCTGGGAGGAGTGGAACGTACCTGACCCAGAAGCTTTTCCTCAGCTTAAGATACTTCGAATTGAACGTTGTCTAATGGCATATTCAGGAGAAGGGTTTCTTGTTTGTCGGATGTTTCGAAAGTAGAAATGCGGGAAGATGATGAACCATCAACCATCTGTGTTGCCTCCAAGAACTACGCATTTCAGGGTGTCCGTCAATTGTATCCCTTCCGAGTAATTGTTTACCCAAATCTCTGCAAAAGCTGACAATCTCGAGTTGCCCAAACTTTGAATTCCTCGAGCAACAGCAGCAAAAGTATGATTTGGTAGAGCTACAAATAGACTACAGCTGTGATTCACTGTGCTCCTTGTCGTTGGATGTCTTTCCCAATCTCAAGAATCTCCAGATAAAATGGTGTAGGAATCTGGAATCAGTGTCAATGTCAGAGGCACCACACGCTGCTCTTCAACGTCTCACCATCTTTGGATGCGACAAATTAGTGTCATTTGCAGGAGAAGGACTGGCTGCACCCAACTTGACTCATCTTCAAGTTGGAGGCATTACCACGTGACATGAAGAGTCTACTCCCAAGTCTACAGTCTCTCGTGATACCTGGTTGCTCAGACATGTGCAGGTTGGCAGAGGGTGGTTTGCCGCCTAACTTGAAATCACTTGAAGTGGGAATTTGCGAGGAACAAATGAGGGATCTCTCATGGATGGCCAACTTGCACGCCCTCACTCATCTCACAATTAATGGTTATAAGTGTAAGAACGTAAAGTCATACCCAGAGGTGGGTTCGCTGCCTCACCTTCCCTCCCTTACCACTCTTTGTATTGAATTCTTTGATAATCTGGAGACATTGGAGTGCAACGAGCTTCTCCGCCTCACCTCCCCTTCAACAATTGCACATTGCATCATGTTCAAAGCTGGAGAATATGGAAGGAGAAAAGCTGCCTCCCTCTCTCTTGCGACTTGAagtttatttttgtgatttgctGGGAAAACACTGCAAGAACAAGCATCAACTAATCTGGCCCAAAATTTCCCACATCCCAACCATTCAAGTCGATTGAGCAGGTAAATTTCTAACTTCACGGTTCTCATATCACCACAATTAAATCATACAtgcattctttttccttttcctcaaaagaaaatacctctctctttctTTACACATTATTAACTACTTGGACTGATATAAATTTgcattcttgttttttttttccattcatTGCGAAACCTCTCACTTTGAAGTTGTACTCGAAAGAAATATCTTTTGTTATTCTCAGAAAAGGTCATTCTTATAAATTCAAAGATACGGAATATATATATTGTGCATCCAACATTTGAGAGTTTTTTTACATACATCGATACATGAAATTTACTGTTTTCATCCATCTTCTGCAGGTACATTGTAATGAAGTAAAAGTGCCCAAATGGTAGAGATTTCATCATGTATAATCTTATACAAACATTTTAGCTTCAGGTTGGTAAATTTACTCTACTTCGTTCCATTCtagaatttacttttcctgttctgttgggaaaaagaaaaatgttatcaaaacttgattttaAAAGAATTAGATATATACCCTTAATGGTAAAATTGTGTTTCTGCCTTTGCCACTATTTGATGTTTATGCCTTTATGCTGAACTAATCGGTACTTCCATGTAGTAACTTAAATTTCGATTCTTTAACTGTTTTTGGAATCTATAAATTTGTACTTTTTGTTACGATTCTATTATTGTCGTTCATTTATAATTTTAGTGAGATCAattgaaatcttttaaaaatattcaaaGTAAAATTAAAACTTTCACCAAACACTTGGGACATTTAATACGGTTATCcttgtttccttttttttctattctttaatcttcttttaaaattttttataatataacaaCATGATGCGGTTTGCGACTTAGAGTGATaggctaaaagaaaataaagcttaTTGTCTTGCCTGAAATGGAAAGTGAAGCTTCAAAATAATCTAACAATTTTTTTCCCTTCTGTTTTTGCCATCTTTTGCAGGTTTTCATTGCACATGTATATCTATATATATGGAGATGTGAATTGGATTAATGTGTTGGGAAGCAGTAGTGTTTTCTGATTTCAGCCTTCATTTTAATTGGTGTCTATACTAGTTTAAATTAATGACTGATGTGTATCATATGATTCATTTCTACACCACATGTGGAGTTGCTTGGATTATTCAATTCAATGCTTTGCTTGAAATATAGGAACCATAGATGGTTGTTTGGTTATCAATAGCAGTCATGTTTGAACTTTGAACCAATATGCTAAAACAATTCAAAGGCATGATGATGATCAACATCATTGTTGAACCTTGTTGCAGTAGTGTTACTTATATGTTAAAGTTATGATAATCTGCATCTTGCCAAGCATGGAGTTAAATTAATTAACTTCTATCAAAGGTAGGTGCAACAACTTTCATAATCCCTTGGAAACATAtatataaccaaaaaaaaaagcatgcCAAACCAAAATGATTATATCAACCCAGGAGAAATGAATATAGAAAAATgctttagatatttatttttgtcttgtatGTCAAACAGGTATATAAttagaatacaaaataaaataattacaaataaaatatcaaatttttacttttattgtTGATATTGGATTAACAATGGCATTTTTTCGGATTATTGACTGTTGGGCCATTAATCTCAAATGTGAAACGGTTTAATTTGAAGTAAATGATCAAATTAGTCCCAGAAAGATCACTCATTCTCCAAATTcgttcttgaaagatttttttaatcaaattcatcttttaaaaattttaaattaatcatgttaGTCATTCCGTCACTTTCTTTGTTGATGGTGTAAAAATTTGCTAATGTCACAATTTTAGTGACACTCCAACATATACCTAGGAGTCTTAACTattaagataataaatttatgaaattaaatcaaatcaaaacctaattgagGAGAGAACTTGAGGCATTGGAATCCCTCAATTTAgggttgatttgatttaatttcataaactaatcatgttaatagtcaattaggACTACAAGGTGTGTGTTGTGATGTTACTTAACGCACCACATCAACAAACTCCGACGCTATTAGTAATGAAAGTGATGGAAGGATTAAcaagactaatttaaaatatttaaatgacaaatttgattaaaaaaatttttggggGACCAATTTGGAGACTAATTTAATCATTTACTCGATTAATTTGGGATGTAGAAATCAAATCTttcaattgaaaaattaaaaaaaatttgaggtaCACATATCAGATGCTCCCATTTTAATACTTCTGGtagtttttaaaaatacaaaaaaaaaatataatgttgAATCTCAATCACTCATCTGCCttccatgaaaaaaaaaaaaaactacatgcCACCAAATCCACAGCCTATGCAAAAGATTATAACATGAAATTTTCAGGGTTCAGTTGTAAGTTTATCTTTTTATCCTATGATCTTCAAATCCCATTTCAAAAAACAGTTCCTTTTCCCTCCAACACTTTTCTCATTTGTAACTCAATGCTTCAGTAACTATTCTCATGAACCACATCCATGTAATCATTCCCTTAGCAGACTCAAAGCTTTTGTTCCAATCCCTAATGAACCCAGCTTTAGGGACCCTGAAATTGTTCATTTGTTTTGTGCTAAAGCCCTCAAAGTTGCTGCTGTAAGGGCTTTTCTCCCTGAAGGGAAACAGTTGCATgcccatttgataaagtttggtTTTTGTCATGTTCTGTCATTGCGAAATCAGATCTTGAGTATTTACCTTAAATGCAAGGAAACCAAAGATGCACTTAAACTGTTTGATGAATTGCCCGGGAGAAATGTGGTCTCGTGgaatattgtgatccatggcattGTTGGATGTGGAAATGAAAATGACTTGAATCCTCATCTGGGGTTTTCTTATTTCAAGCGGATGTTGTTCGAAAAGGTGGCTCCGGATGATATAACATTGAATGCTTTGATTGGTGTGTGTGCATAGCTTCATGATATCGAAATTGGAGTACAACTGCACTGTTTTGCAATGAAAAGAGGACTTGATTTGGATTGTTTTGTAGGTAGTGCTTTGGTtgatttttatgcaaaatttggTTTGGTTGAGAATTCAAGGAAGGTTTTTTGTGCTGTTACACATAGAGATTTTGATTATGTTGAATGTCATGATTTCTTGTTATGCCCTGAATTGTTTACCAGAAGAGGCCTTCAGGATTTTCAACTCAATGAGATCGGATGGTGCTAATGGCGACGAATTCACTTTTAGCAGCCTGCTAAGTATATGTGATATTTTAGAATATTATAATTTTGGAAAGCAAGTTCATAGTCTTATTCTGAAACTGTCATTTGAATCCGATATTCTAGTGGCGAGTGCATTAATCAATATGTACGCAAAAAATGAAGATGTCATTGATGCAAAGAGAGTATTTGACAAGATGGCGATTCGAAATGTTGTGGCATGGAATACCATGATTTTTGGGTGTGGAAATAATGGCGAAGTGATTAATGTTATGAAGATTCTCAGAGATATGTTATTCGAAGGAATTTTCCCCGATGAACTCACTATTTCCAGCGTTCTTAGCTCGTGTGGCTATGCTTCTGCCATAACTGAAACTCAGCAAGTTCATGCCTTAGCAGTTAAGCTGTCATTTCAAGAATTTGTATCTGTTTCCAATTCTTTGATTACTGCATACTCCAAGTGTGGTAACATAACTAATGCATTCAAATGCTTCAGATTGATGTTAGAACCTGATCTTGTTACATACACTTCACTGATAAATGCATATGCATTCCATGGTCTTGGCAAAGAAGCAACTGAGATGTTTGAGAAGATGATATCTTGCGGCATAAAACCTGACCGGATTTCTTTTCTTGGCATTCTCTCTGCTTGTGTGCATTGTGGATTCGTGAACACAGGACTGCACTACTTCAAATTAATGACAGATGTGTATCATATTATTCCTGATTCAGATCACTATACTTGccttattgatctccttggaagaCATGGTTTCGTAAACGAAGCCTTTGAATTCTTGAAATCAATTCCAATTCAAGCTGAATCGAACATGTTAGGAGCATTCATTGGGTCTTGTAAACTGCATGAAAATATAGAACTGGCTAAATCGGCAGCAGGAAAGCTTTTTGCAATAGAGCCAGAGAAGATTGTGAACTATGCTGTCATGGCTAACATTTATGCTTCTCATAATCACTGGCTTGATGCTGAAAGAGTTCGAAAAACCATGAGGGACAAGAATGTTGCTAAATTCCCAGGCTGTAGCTGGATACAGGTTGGTAACCAAGTTCATTCATTTGTGTCTAGTGATAAGGTACACCCTAAACTTTTGCAAATTTTTGCTACACTAAAAATGTTGCTTAGCTCAATGAAAGAAGAAAATGGTGTGAAATTGTAAATGGTATATAGATCATGATCGATAATAAATTGGGAAATACTTTTTGGTTTTTCTAAAATTGTATCAACAAGGATGTGATTAAAAGTTTGTGTTGTACTTGTACCCATAGTAAGTTTATCCAAACACACCTATGTGGTGATAGATTTTTGGAATAGCACATATAAGACTTCTCTCTTGTAATGAATATCCAAGCCAATTCTACTAGGTTTTTCAATCAATGTCTAGGACTAGAACGGAGAGTAGTACCTCCTTTTATAGTCTCTAATCAACCATTTAACCCCCTAAAGGGACTATAAATTTACATGGAAGACTGATTTAGGTAAAATTTATCTCCTCTTTGAATCCCTAACCAAACATATCCTTAGTGTTTCACTGTTTTGACCTTTGTTGTTTCTTCATTGAATATCTAACTGTTCTACAGCATGTCTAAAGTTGCAAACAAAGTAAGCATATAAGACATTTAACAACTTACAaataattctatttaaaaaaagtaaCCTCGAAGACAGCAACCACGTGAAGCTAATGTCCGAACTGGATTGCCAAGAAATTTTAACCTTATATTATTAGTATTACTTACCATGATTCATGTGCAGCTACATGTTCCTAGATTTATGTAATTGATTAATTcaatctatttttattatataaaagttaGAGAAAAGCTCAGTatacaagcgattagggcttgtaaCTATTACAAGTTCATTAACGCCTAATCCACTAAAACGCGCTGCAACTCCTACGTCACTTACACGCGTTATACAAAGATCCCGCGTTtgtataactaccaaatttaaaagatttgtttccttctttgttttccttctttccaaatttcatcgttcttcttctcgcgcatCTTCTCCTggtttttcgatcgttcttttcctctcctttctcaTTGGTTTGTTCTTCGTTATTGACGTTAGTTCTTCTCTCTGTAACTCCAGTTTCGTTTTCTTTTCGATTTTCTGGTTTctaaaatcaaagtttgaactcgtttcgTCATTATATTTGAATCTCTGCAgcctctctgttgttgatgaccagtttgttctgaaggttggaatgacctttaccacccttgaagatgctggaaaattttacaggaactacgccaaggttgcaggtttttctacaagagttcggagcataaataggaaggaaaacgagattaagaatcaattgattacatgtagcagagagggaaaatgaaaccctcatagcaaagactcatttgataggaattggaatgattttctgctaaattttggtcttgtggacaacaagtggctttcaggtagtgttgggttaaaatctgcagcagaggtgtaaatttaattttttatcgggtgtatttatagtctgtgtttgggtgtattatgcagatctctatgcagaccgtcatatatgggttccaatctatctggatcaccacttcatattatagtacctgtaaatcagacattttgaatacaccagagagagtttaattaattttggtcttgtggacaacaagtggcttttaggtagtgttgggttaaaatctgcagcagaggtgtaaatttaattttttatcgggtgtatttatagtatgtgtttgggtgtattatgcagatctctatgcagaccgtcatatatgagttccaatctatctggatcaccacttcatattatagtacctgtaaatcagacattttgaatacaccagagagagtttaattaattttggtcttgtagacaacaagtggctttcaggtagtgttgggttaaaatctgcagcagaggtgtaaatttaattttttatcgggtgtatttatagtctgtgtttgggtgtattatgcagatctctatgcagaccgtcatatatgggttccaatctatctggatcaccacttcatattatagtacctgtaaatcagacattttgaatacaccagagagagtttaattaattttggtcttgtggacaacaagtggctttcaggtagtgttgggttaaaatctgcagcagaggtgtaaatttaattttttatcgggtgtatttatagtctgtgtttgggtgtattatgcagatctctatgcagaccgtcatatatgggttccaatctatctggatcaccacttcatattatagtacctgtaaatcagacattttgaatacaccagagagagtttaattaattttggtcttgtagacaacaagtggctttcaggtagtgttgggttaaaatctgtagcagaggtgtaaatttaattttttatcgggtgtatttatagtctgtgtttgggtgtattatgcagatctctatgcagaccgtcatatatgggttccaatctatctggatcaccacttcatattatagtacctgtaaatcagacattttgaatacaccagagagagtttaattaattttggtcttgtggacaacaagtgactttcaggtagtgttgggttaaaatctgcagtagatgtgtaaatttaattttttatcgggtgtatttatagtctgtgtttgggtgtattatgcagatctctatgcagaccgtaatatatgggttccaatctatctggatcacaacttcatattatagtgcctgtaaatcagacattttgaatacaccagagagagtttaattatgaaaaaaaatttacttataattggatcaaatatatttacaccatgtgttcaatttcttacaagagtatataacagttacattaatcagtgacaatatcattagaatctatctgacaaaatggactcaataacaatgaggatggcctggacagtcttattgcatcACTTCTCGTCGCTcatatttctgaatttctcactCAACAGATGGGTTGCACACTTTAGGTCCTTGATTTactgtaaacaaagcaaaattagagttagatatatttctattatgaaaaactgatttgatcgaagacatatatttgttcttacatttttttcagcttggtttctgcctgccattttttctgaaatgaaaaatacacccatagatatcagtaagatacacccatagatatgagtcagatacacccatagatatcagtcagatatcactcaaatacacccaaatgattacagaaatacacccaaaggattatagaaaatacacccaaacggttacaagaattcacccaaagttgaagtacatcttatgcataattcagaactctttctctttcttctcctcatcttctgctgcttcttcttcttcaaaaatgattttaccatgaaaaatcgaaaaaaaaagagaaaacagagagaaaagacgtaaatgaagaagaagaagaagaagaagaagaagaggaaaacgaggaagaagaacgtgcagaaacgaaagaaaaggagaagaagaagagtaagaggaagaagaacgtgcagcaagaagaagaagaagaatttcagaaaccatgaaaatcgaaaaaaaaaaacgaagaagaagaagaagaagaggaagaggaagaggaagaggaagaggaagaggaagaggaagaggaagaggaagaggaagaggaagaggaagaggacgaggacgaggacgaggacgaggacgaggacgaggacgaggacgaggacgaggacgaagaagaagaagaagaagaagaagaagaagaagaagaagaagaagaagagaagaagaagaagaagaagaagaagaggaaccgTTTGAGTGGGGCGCGCGTAGTTACACTCCATTCAAAATGAGTTAATGCGCGTGTTAATGAAGTTTGGGCtgataacttgtaaaacttgtacggcctttttacttgtatgtgtagcagaccCCTAAAAGTTAATATCAACTCCTTATACAATGAGTTTAAGCCATATTTTCTCCTTTAATAATATCAAGTTAGCAATTATGATGATttaacaaaacttaaaaattaatcaattatcttttagtaaaattttttaaaaatattaaaagacaaaattcttatttattattatttattaaaacataaagtactaattaaatacaataaatatacattaaaagtataataataataacaataataataataataataataataataataataattataaaaatttcaatTACGAATATTAAAATTCTACAACCTAATACTTTTATTACTACATTATTTAGTTTACTTATGCATATCATATAAGACTCTTACTACTCTTTATTTCTTAATCTCTCATACCAATTAACAAAAACTCTTTCAAGTAAGTTTAAATTTGTCACATTTTCTTACTAAGTATATTCAAATAgatcataattataaaatttattcataaatttatattttatttttgatattttttattttcattcatttttctAAACCCAACTAAGTTTAAATTTGATATATCTCCTTACACTAGGTATATCAAATATATCATGATTataaaactaatttataattttatattatatttttggtgtttttcaatctcattcatttttttcaattttttatttaattatttgtaaGGCAAAAAACACCATATGAGAAGACAAAGTATAATAACTAAAgcgaatataaaaataaaagcaacAAATAAAAATGTAGTTTTGTACAATTCTAATATAAAAGACttatgtcttttttaaaaataaatgaattcaaatttttaaactaataaattatattttaattgatattattttttagttgaataattatatatatatatacagattatcaaataaatattctgtaaaatatttttaatataaataatttaaatttaatattagttttacacattatttaattaatttttaaataatataacacttattaaaatatattatagtataattaatttacttttccgCGCTTCGCGCGGCTGACTCTGGTTTCCACAAAGCTCTAGTGAGTAGTGACCGTTGCTAACATTGAAACAACAACACTATTTCTATTTAATAATCTGTTGCACCTTTCAAACAAGAATTGAAAAATGAAGAGTTAGTACAAAGCCAGCTAGGAACTCCACTGCTTAGAATTATTTTAAGTTACCTCGGAGACCCATACCATGTCTTGTTGCTAAGGAATCATTGACTCCTCCTAAGCATATACTACTTGATTGAGAAAAACTTAGCAGTTCACTACATTGCAACCATTGTTCTCTTACCTTTCTCTGAAAATCCATTCACTTTGCTGTTGTTGAGATCATATCATCATGGCTGGTGCACTTGTTGGTGGAGCTTTCCTTTCTGGCTTCATTAACGTTGTCTTTGACAGGTTGCTCACAATGGATACGGTCAACCGGGTCTTGGGCAAGAAACTTGGCCCTGGCTTGGTTGAGAGGCTGAAAATTTCTCTGCATGCTGCTGAAGCTGTGCTTGATGATGCTGAGTACAAGCAACTGGGTGACGATAGTGTGAGGGATTGGCTCAACAGTCTGAGAGATGCTGTTTATGATGCTGATGACTTTCTGGACGCTGTACTCACCAAAGCCGCCACTCAAAAGGAGGTACGTTCTTTGTTGCCTAGTTTCTTCCTCAACCGACATAGGAAGATGGTAGATAACATGGAAGGGGTGGTTTCAAGAATAGAATTTCTTGTAAGGCAAAAAGATATCCTTGGTCTTCAAAAGAATAAGGATAATAACTTGTCATCATCATGGCGAGAAACCACATGTCTGATGGAAGGGAACATATATGGCAGGGAGGATGATCAACAAGCTTTGAtcaaaacaataaatgacaaCAGTGAATCTCAGTTATCTGTGATTCCTATTGTTGGCATGGGTGGGGTTGGTAAAACAACCTTAGCCAAATGGACGTACAGTGTCGTGGAAGGATTTGATCTGAAAGCATGGGTCTGCATCTCTGAAACATTTGATGTTGCTGAGATTACAAAGAAAACCATTGAGGAGATTACTAAAAATTCTTGTACCCTTGGGAGTTTAAATTTGCTTCAAAATAAACTGCAGGAAATCTTGTCGGGAAAGAAGTTCTTTTTTGTTCTAGACGATGTCTGGAGCGAAGATGCCGATAAGTGGAAGCAATTTATAGCTCCTTTTCACTGTGGGGCTAAGGGTAGTTCAATTCTACTTACAACTCGTATGAAAGAGGTTGCTTCAGTAGTTCAAACATGTCCCGCTCACTTTCTTAATGAGTTGTTAGAAGAGTACTGTTGGTTATTGTTTGCAGCCAATGCATGTTTTCCGGAGTCAAACGGTAATCCAACATTAGAGGGAATCGGTAGAAAGATTGTCAAGAAGTGTAAAGGGTTGCCATTAGCTGTTGAAACACTTGGGCGCTTGTTGCGAGGAAAGGATGATGCTAAAGAATGGAATGCTGTTTTAAGGAGTGACATCTAGGAATTTTCCTTgaaaaattgtaaaattattccAGCATTGTTAATAAGCTACTTCCAGCTCCCTGCCTATTTAAAGCGTTGCTTCGTTTATTGTGCATTGTTTCCCAAAGATTACAAATTTTATAAAGATAAACTAATTTTGCTGTGGATGGCTGAAGATCTTTTAAGGCTAccaaagagaggagagagtttAGATGAGGTTGGTTCTGAGTGTTTTGAAGAATAAGGTTTTTTTTTAAACCAACGAAGTTTCTTTATGAGAGTTACGTGATGCATGATCTCTTGCATGACTTGGCAATATTCcttgctggagacttctattgtAGAATAGAAGAGCTTggtgaacaagaaaagaagaaggttcTCACTCGTCATTTGTCACAGTTGCCAAATGGAAGGT contains:
- the LOC112738426 gene encoding pentatricopeptide repeat-containing protein At2g46050, mitochondrial-like, encoding MQNLVWLRIQGRFFVLLHIEILIMLNVMISCYALNCLPEEAFRIFNSMRSDGANGDEFTFSSLLSICDILEYYNFGKQVHSLILKLSFESDILVASALINMYAKNEDVIDAKRVFDKMAIRNVVAWNTMIFGCGNNGEVINVMKILRDMLFEGIFPDELTISSVLSSCGYASAITETQQVHALAVKLSFQEFVSVSNSLITAYSKCGNITNAFKCFRLMLEPDLVTYTSLINAYAFHGLGKEATEMFEKMISCGIKPDRISFLGILSACVHCGFVNTGLHYFKLMTDVYHIIPDSDHYTCLIDLLGRHGFVNEAFEFLKSIPIQAESNMLGAFIGSCKLHENIELAKSAAGKLFAIEPEKIVNYAVMANIYASHNHWLDAERVRKTMRDKNVAKFPGCSWIQPLCC
- the LOC112738431 gene encoding putative disease resistance protein RGA1 isoform X2, whose protein sequence is MAGALVGGAFLSGFINVVFDRLLTMDTVNRVLGKKLGPGLVERLKISLHAAEAVLDDAEYKQLGDDSVRDWLNSLRDAVYDADDFLDAVLTKAATQKEVRSLLPSFFLNRHRKMVDNMEGVVSRIEFLVRQKDILGLQKNKDNNLSSSWRETTCLMEGNIYGREDDQQALIKTINDNSESQLSVIPIVGMGGVGKTTLAKWTYSVVEGFDLKAWVCISETFDVAEITKKTIEEITKNSCTLGSLNLLQNKLQEILSGKKFFFVLDDVWSEDADKWKQFIAPFHCGAKGSSILLTTRMKEVASVVQTCPAHFLNELLEEYCWLLFAANACFPESNGNPTLEGIGRKIVKKCKGLPLAVETLGRLLRGKDDAKEWNAVLRSDI
- the LOC140176565 gene encoding putative disease resistance RPP13-like protein 1 — translated: MLPSGMHNLVNLRHLDLRGTSLEEMPGGISKLEHLHTLRSFVVGNNEDNGIQELGGLSNLHGSLVIKKLENVVDVRQARSARMLEKNHIDHLLLEWCSDDEMVSNTETERDILDGLKVLIMKGYKGETFPDWLGRCSYNNMTNVYLESCKNCCVLPSLGQLPSLKSLHIEGFLELKRIGDEFYKSDSDHHSSPIAPFPSLEGLVFDNMPCWEEWNVPDPEAFPQLKILRIERCLMAYSGEGFLVCRMFRK